One stretch of Paenibacillus sp. FSL R5-0341 DNA includes these proteins:
- a CDS encoding sugar ABC transporter substrate-binding protein produces MLKLNKASGKKGIKMFATLLTAVLMITGCSGGSGGSSEGNWVSIEDRYTVDPEKPAWQLDKKEEATDLTWYVNADWWNTDFGKDIVTKKIKEDLNINVKFITGDDTKLNTFFAGGDMPDLLTVFDSNSPVVQKAATWAMPLNDLAEKYDPYFNKVAAADTLNWFQLADGKTYGYPNYSNTQEDYDSGNIPAKTAFVIRKDVYEALGSPVIGTPEEFQSVMKRIKQEFPALIPFGFNSIGEGTGSLGDTLQDFIGVPLETESGEFYDRNLDEDYLTWLKTLNTVYRDGNISDDSFADDGTAFEEKVKSGKYATMLLDGTPQQGGNLQIYMSANPGKEYIAIDGPQSTQGNAPTLNQSGITGWMINFISKDCKDPAKAIQIFTYLLSEEGQTLMNYGIEGETYQTKADGSVELLPAVKDLQLNNADQFKKDYRMGEFMFFGHDRHKALSADAFPEAIKQMQEWGKGKLKPHFILENISPDQGTPEARALSAINTKWNTTLVSMVRSKDDASYDNALAVYKSFLGENRWEEIVKVRSEKMKLNKEKLGIQ; encoded by the coding sequence CGCTATACGGTTGACCCGGAAAAGCCAGCTTGGCAGTTGGATAAAAAGGAAGAAGCTACCGACCTGACGTGGTACGTCAATGCAGACTGGTGGAACACCGATTTTGGCAAGGATATTGTCACTAAGAAAATCAAAGAGGATCTGAACATCAATGTTAAATTCATCACGGGTGATGATACCAAGTTAAATACATTTTTCGCCGGTGGAGATATGCCTGACTTGTTGACGGTGTTTGACTCGAATTCTCCAGTGGTGCAAAAAGCTGCAACCTGGGCTATGCCGCTGAATGATCTGGCGGAGAAATACGATCCCTACTTCAATAAAGTTGCGGCTGCCGATACGTTGAACTGGTTCCAACTGGCAGATGGTAAAACGTATGGTTATCCGAACTATTCCAATACGCAAGAGGATTATGATAGCGGTAACATTCCAGCCAAGACGGCATTCGTCATTCGTAAAGATGTGTACGAAGCTTTGGGTAGTCCGGTCATTGGAACACCAGAAGAATTCCAGAGTGTGATGAAACGAATTAAGCAAGAGTTCCCTGCGCTGATTCCGTTTGGATTCAACTCTATTGGTGAAGGAACAGGTTCACTCGGGGATACGTTGCAAGATTTCATCGGCGTTCCGCTCGAGACTGAATCGGGAGAGTTCTACGATCGCAATCTGGATGAAGATTATCTCACGTGGTTGAAGACATTGAACACCGTGTACAGAGATGGCAATATCAGTGATGACAGTTTCGCGGATGATGGTACGGCTTTTGAGGAAAAAGTGAAGTCCGGTAAATACGCGACCATGCTGCTCGACGGTACACCTCAACAAGGAGGGAACTTGCAGATCTACATGAGCGCCAATCCGGGCAAAGAATATATCGCCATTGATGGGCCGCAGAGCACCCAAGGCAATGCACCGACATTGAATCAATCCGGGATTACCGGGTGGATGATTAATTTTATTTCTAAGGACTGTAAAGATCCGGCCAAGGCCATTCAGATATTCACATACTTGCTGAGTGAAGAAGGCCAGACGCTTATGAATTACGGAATCGAGGGGGAAACCTACCAAACCAAAGCCGACGGTAGCGTAGAATTGCTGCCAGCGGTGAAAGACCTGCAACTGAATAACGCGGATCAATTCAAAAAGGACTATCGGATGGGTGAATTTATGTTCTTCGGTCATGATCGCCATAAAGCGCTGAGTGCAGATGCTTTTCCGGAAGCCATCAAACAGATGCAGGAGTGGGGCAAAGGCAAGCTGAAACCACACTTCATTCTGGAGAATATTAGTCCGGATCAAGGCACACCTGAAGCCCGTGCGTTGTCGGCGATTAACACCAAATGGAATACAACACTGGTCAGTATGGTACGTTCCAAGGATGATGCTTCGTATGACAATGCACTGGCTGTTTACAAGTCATTTCTAGGCGAAAACCGCTGGGAAGAGATTGTGAAGGTTCGCAGTGAGAAGATGAAGCTGAACAAAGAGAAATTAGGCATTCAATAA